In Aedes albopictus strain Foshan chromosome 3, AalbF5, whole genome shotgun sequence, the following are encoded in one genomic region:
- the LOC134291869 gene encoding signal peptidase complex subunit 2-like gives MSSKSKRGDNSGKDDEPVKINKWDGTAVKHALDDSVKTALMNRTNMKEHHAIIDGRLLICALAVATALVALGYDYQYSFPTSKPVLIVCVCFYFFLMGVLTIYTTYVEKGIFAVGNQKDDKGNVKRWQASSDMKKYDDKYELTIQLRDSRGVREATVVKSVANFIDNNGSVLDDLVANELSRILNSLNSEKKDK, from the exons ATGAGTTCCAAATCAAAGCGTGGCGATAACTCTGGCAAGGATGATGAG CCGGTCAAGATCAACAAATGGGACGGAACTGCCGTCAAGCACGCCCTGGACGATTCCGTCAAGACCGCCCTCATGAACCGGACCAACATGAAGGAGCACCACGCCATCATCGACGGGCGGCTGTTGATTTGCGCCCTGGCCGTGGCCACCGCCCTGGTTGCCCTCGGCTATGACTACCAGTATTCTTTCCCCACGTCCAAACCGGTGCTGATTGTGTGCGTTTGCTTCTACTTCTTCCTGATGGGAGTGCTGACCATCTACACGACCTACGTGGAGAAGGGCATCTTTGCCGTCGGCAATCAAAAGGACGACAAGGGCAACGTGAAGCGCTGGCAGGCCAGTTCCGACATGAAGAAGTACGACGACAAGTACGAGCTGACGATCCAGCTGCGGGACTCGCGGGGAGTGCGGGAGGCGACCGTCGTCAAGTCCGTTGCCAATTTCATCGACAACAATGGGTCCGTGCTGGATGATTTGGTGGCCAACGAGTTGAGCCGCATTTTGAACTCGTTGAATTCCGAAAAGAAGGACAAGTAG